GAGTCCCCATCCAGATCCGCGAGGAAGCGATCGATCGCTGTGCCCAGCTCCGCGGCCACCCGTTGGCGAGTACTCGCTTCGCCCTGTTCGAGACCAGCGAGCGCTTCGCGAAAACCCCGAAGCCCCGCCTCGTTCTCTGCGAGGTCAGGCGGCGAAAGGCGGTCGAGTTCATCGAAGCCCAGAAAGAGCGCGATATCAGCCAGCAGCTCGAGCTTTTCTTCCTGTCGAGAAGGCACGTAGTTCGAAAGCGTGCTGGTCCGTTCCACACTCGGTAGCGCTTCCAGCTGAACGGCCAATGCATCCGCCGTCGCCAGGTCGTCCGTCAGCACTTCGATACTCCACGGATGGATGTCACCCCCATCGAGGAGCTCGAAGAAGGTCTTCACCGAGGCTGCATTGGGATCCCGCACGCGCATCGAATTCGCATCGAATCGCAGCCGCGGAACCAACATCATCGCACCCACAGCGAGGAGAAGGGCAACGCCGACCACTGCGCGTGGAAAACGTGTGGGCCAGGCCGGTAGGCGGAGGGATTGCAATCCGGCGTGCGGCAAGCGCGGACCGCTGCCCAGACCAAGCCACGCGGGCAGCACGACGAACGTGCCAACCAGGCTGAAGAGCATTCCCGTGCCGGAAATGACGCCCAACTCGGCCACGCCGAGGAAATCCGTCGGTACGAACGAATAGAAGCCCACCGCCGTCGTGATCGCGCACAACACGATCGAACTGCCGACACCGGACGCCGATTCGGAGAGAGCAGACACATGGCCCTGATCGCCCTCGCGAAGCTCGCGGTAGCGCAGGGTCAGGTGGATTCCGAAATCGACGCCGAGGCCGATGAACAAAACGGCAAACGCAACCGAGATGACGTTCAGGTGCCCGATCGAAACCGCTGCAAAGCCCGCTGTCCACACCAGTCCGACGGCCAGGGTGAGAAGGGTTGCCGCGATCAGTCGCCCCGAGCGCTGTGCCCGCCACAGGATCAATCCCACGAGCACGAAGGAGGCGATCCCAGCGCCTGCTGCCTGGGCTTTCACCAGCCCGAGTTCTTCGGTCTTGAGCGCGAGATCGCCGGTCATGCGGGCACGAATCGCCGCCTCTCCGTTCCACCCGCGCTCGACCAGGATCTCCTGCAAGCGGCCGACACTGGCCCGCCCGGGCACGAAGTCCGAATAGTCGGGCTTCGGTTCCACGATGACGAAGCGACGTACCGGGCCTTCGTCATCGCCGCCGAGCACCAGCTCACCGAACGCCCGAGGGCGGGCTTCGCGGCGTTCTGCATCAGCGATGGCAGCGGTGATCCCCGACAGCATCTGATCGAAATCGAAGCTGCCCCGATCGAATATCCCCTGATCGATGGCACGGGTCAGTTGACGAAACAGGCCTCGGAGGGTTGGATCCCGCCACACTTCGGCCAGGAGGGGCTGAGCAGCGGCGAGATCATCCGCCAGGGCTTCGAGATCCTCGAGCTCGAGGAAAAGCAACCCGTTGCGCTCGAAGAAGGGACCGGAGCCCGGCGCAAAGGCGGAAGCAAACTGCGCTGGCTCGGCCTCGAGTTGCGCTACGAGCGAAGCAGCCGCGTCACCAGCAGCCAGGCTCGTAGGCGCGTCGATCACGACCAGGAGATTGTCGTTACGCGCGGGAAGCGCCGCATCCAATCGGGCGCGATCCTGGCGGAACGGAAGGTTGGCGTCGAAGAGGTCGTCGGTCTCCGAGTTCACGCCCAGGTAGCCCGCCGCGATTCCTCCGGCGAGGCAGGTCACCAGCAGGACCCCGGCGAGCACGGCGTGCCCATGCTCGCCCACCCATGCGACCCAGCGCGCCAGACCGCGCCCCAGAGCCCTCTCCGCCGAAATCGCCACGGGAGACGCCTAGCAGACTCGAGCGCGCCCGTCCGATGGGGAAGGAAGCGGGGCCAAGCGGGGCCAGGCCGCTACCCTTCGCGCCCATGTGGCGCCCGCTCGTTTTCGCTTTCACCTGCCTCGCTTCTGCCTCAGCTCTCGCGGAAGAGCCCGTCGACTTCGCGACGACTCGCGCCCCGATCGAGGCGTTCTACGAAGTGTTGGTGGATTGCATGAAGAATGCCGAGAGCCTCGGGCTCGAGGGCCGGAAGGAGATGCTCGAGCCGGCCATCGACCAGACGTATGATCTACCCCTGATGGCAGCCAAGGTCCTCGGCCGCCACTGGCGTGGTTTGACGGATGAAGACAAGAACCGTTGGCTCGCGACCTTCCGGCGAATTACGGTCGCCACCTACGCCGAGAGGTTCAACAGCTGGGATGGTCAGAAGCTGCTCGTCCAGGGCGCGGAGCTCGGCGCGCGTGGCACCCGCGTCGTCCACACGCGAATCGAACCCCCGGACGACAAGCCGGTCGACGTCCACTACCGGATGAAAGAACGCGAAGGCCGTTGGCAGGTCATGGACGTGTTCCTGAACGGCACGGTCAGCGAGCTCGCCCTGCGCCGCTCGGAATATGGTGGTGTGATCAAGACCGACGGCCTCGACGCGTTGATCGAACGCCTCGAGGCGAAGATC
This genomic stretch from bacterium harbors:
- a CDS encoding MMPL family transporter, producing the protein MAISAERALGRGLARWVAWVGEHGHAVLAGVLLVTCLAGGIAAGYLGVNSETDDLFDANLPFRQDRARLDAALPARNDNLLVVIDAPTSLAAGDAAASLVAQLEAEPAQFASAFAPGSGPFFERNGLLFLELEDLEALADDLAAAQPLLAEVWRDPTLRGLFRQLTRAIDQGIFDRGSFDFDQMLSGITAAIADAERREARPRAFGELVLGGDDEGPVRRFVIVEPKPDYSDFVPGRASVGRLQEILVERGWNGEAAIRARMTGDLALKTEELGLVKAQAAGAGIASFVLVGLILWRAQRSGRLIAATLLTLAVGLVWTAGFAAVSIGHLNVISVAFAVLFIGLGVDFGIHLTLRYRELREGDQGHVSALSESASGVGSSIVLCAITTAVGFYSFVPTDFLGVAELGVISGTGMLFSLVGTFVVLPAWLGLGSGPRLPHAGLQSLRLPAWPTRFPRAVVGVALLLAVGAMMLVPRLRFDANSMRVRDPNAASVKTFFELLDGGDIHPWSIEVLTDDLATADALAVQLEALPSVERTSTLSNYVPSRQEEKLELLADIALFLGFDELDRLSPPDLAENEAGLRGFREALAGLEQGEASTRQRVAAELGTAIDRFLADLDGDSVDILHESLVQSLLDRITRLELALGSDGVELAALPPVLQRRMIAADGRAVVEVYPENSLNEDAAVAEFVREVRSLAPGGTGTSPFMVEAGEEIKRALRQAMATAAIAVALMLLVLWRSPRDALLALAPLALAALLTGAVCVLVGLPINFANVIVVPLLLGIGVDSGIHLVHRFRAGVPTDGILGTSTSRAVFWSALTTIASFGSLGLASHRGLASLGQLLTLGVGITLACNLIFLPALLTLVSKKSTSGDGVYN